Part of the Bacteroides acidifaciens genome, CTTCTCTTGTAGTCAACTCCCTGTTTGCCAAAGGAGCAGGAACCAAGACAATTTATTTGGGTAATATAACTTCCAAAGGATATAACGTATATCAGGCAGCGGATGCCGGTTGGGGAGCGATCGGTACGGATACGGACTATTCATCTCAAACTCTTCCGGCTGCTTCGTTGACTGACGGTGTTTACCAATGGACTGTGGCTAGTATTATTGACGAATTTGCAACCCGACAGTCTGTTATTGACGCGGTGAAGTCTTTCGATGCGACTGTGGGACAGCAATTTGTAGACTGGGTTGGCGAAACCGGCTTTGGAGTAGACCAGCGTGGAGCAACTCGTAATGCAAACAAGATGCAGCCCGGAGCTTATGATGCCGGATTGTAATTGCAGCATAAAAGTAAAAAGGTAGAACGTTGAATATAATTGAGTAAGAAAATTAAATAACTGATGAAAGATATGAGGAAAAGCAAGTTTATAGTGCTTTTGTTACTGTTCTGTTTGCAGCCGGGTTTCCTGGCTGCACAACGGGCGGAGGCGATCCGGAAAGATGTATTGAACCCGCGCCTTGACAAAGTGCTGGTGGTAGCGCATCGTGGAAACTGGAGCATTGCTCCTGAAAATTCCGTGGCAGCTATTGATAGCGCTATTCAGATGAAAGTAGATATTGTGGAGATAGATATCCGTAAGACGAAAGACGAGCAGTTGGTGCTGATGCATGACGATACGGTAGACCGCACTACCAACGGTACAGGCAAGGTAAAAGACAAAACATTGGCTGAAATAAAGCAACTCCGCCTTAAAGATAAAGACGGTCGGTTGACGGAACATACGGTTCCTACTCTGGAAGAAGCGTTGCTGGCTGCCAAAGGTCACATTATGGTCAATCTGGATAAGGCTTACAGCATTTTTGATGATGTATATGCCATATTGGAGAAAACCGGTACAGCCGATTTGGTTATTATGAAAGGCGGACATCCGGTGGAAACGGTAAAACGGGAATTCGGCTCTTATTTGGATAAGGTAATCTATATGCCTGTCGTTACGATTGATGATGAAAAGTCGGTAAAGATTGTCGAGGATTATATGGAACAGTTGCATCCGGTCGCTTTTGAATTGTGCTACCGGAATGTTTCAAGCCCGATACCCGCCAAGATGGAACGCAGGCTGTCGGGGAAAAGCCTGATTTGGTATAATACA contains:
- a CDS encoding glycerophosphodiester phosphodiesterase family protein; the protein is MRKSKFIVLLLLFCLQPGFLAAQRAEAIRKDVLNPRLDKVLVVAHRGNWSIAPENSVAAIDSAIQMKVDIVEIDIRKTKDEQLVLMHDDTVDRTTNGTGKVKDKTLAEIKQLRLKDKDGRLTEHTVPTLEEALLAAKGHIMVNLDKAYSIFDDVYAILEKTGTADLVIMKGGHPVETVKREFGSYLDKVIYMPVVTIDDEKSVKIVEDYMEQLHPVAFELCYRNVSSPIPAKMERRLSGKSLIWYNTLWASLAGGHDDELARKDPDASYGYLINKLGARILQTDSPAYMLDYLRSKGWHD